The Brassica napus cultivar Da-Ae chromosome A2 unlocalized genomic scaffold, Da-Ae chrA02_Random_24, whole genome shotgun sequence DNA window cctttaatttttttttgaaaaattatacataaaacGAAGgatttgtacaaaaaaaaagtgatttaaaattcatgtgtataaatatatatatttttaaagtctcTAGCTATTTCAGTAATACAAGTACGAACCAGCAGTAAAGCCTATCTTCCAAATGCGATCATCACTAAAAATTCGCAACTCTCGCTACAAAACATAAACTTGGAGAAAAAGAAAGCACTAACCTTGAGAAATCTTAGTGGAAGTCCTTAATCTGTTGGAGCCTCACGCAAGGAACATCTCGATCTCTCTTTTCCTTTAACGGGTCGAACCCGGCCGCCACGACCATCGTCTCCGGGCAATCTCGTGGGTTCtgttgatgataaaaaaaattcatcaaatCAAAGATTATGTAATAAGTCAGTAATAGatttaaagaagaagatattaagCCCTCCCAAATCAGTAATAAATCAGAAACAGATTACTGGAGACTTTACCTGGACGGTACTTTCGTCTTCTTGTTTGTAAAActctcccaaatcacacccatATACTTGGTCACGATCTCTGCGTATATGTAAGGTTTCAAACAGTAACGAATCAATTACGCAAATCATAAATATGACTGGAGAAATTTAAGCAAAGTAAAGATGGATATAGAACCGTGGCTAGCGAAGATGCTTTGAATAGAAGGAGGCAGAGATGACCTGAACTGGAGACGTTGCTGACGCCGAACAGAGGAGAAGGGTACTGGAGGTGAaacgaagaagaacaagaaaaagaacaagaaaagaAGCCGCTTTGGGTGAGAagatgatgaggatgaggatgattTATGGATTCGTTAACGAGATCTTATTTCATCGGACGGGAGCGTTAATTTATAGATTTCGAACTTGAACTGAAACAATAAATATTACCGTTTTTTTGTTAACCGTTATTGAACTATAGTCGGTGATCATAAgagttaattaataatttatgcaTAAAGGAATTAACTTTCGTGGGCCTTACTCTCTGTTTATGATGTGGCCCAAAGTACAAATGATGGGTCGCTGCTCGGTGACGTGGCTCGCTCCTGGGTTCAGTTTCCACCCGAAGGACGAGGAGCTCGTTCGCTACCAAACCCTTTTAAGTTCGACGCTATCTCCGTCACAAATCCGAGCCCTCGGATCTTCCaggttatttttttctttattaattctCCCTCGAATTGGTTACAATGatcttgttttgatttgattgattttgagtttgttttggGGATTATAATGGTTCGAGGGCCGTGTGGATGAAGAAGACCCTTTTGTTTATCACAGGGATCGAGCTCCTCGTGGTGAATGAACCAACTAGGTTATGCATAAGTGAGAATCGCCTTACTGATGAAGAGTTGAAGATTGCTGGTGTGCCACAAGTAACATCAATTGGGGTTTCTTCTGtctgctctcttttttttttttctttttaatttgaaaattagttTCTTCTTTATGCCAATGGATAAAATTTATTGACTTTGTTGAGTCGTGTGTAGTGTAGGATGCGTTGGTGCTATGTAGGATATTCCAGAAAAGCCGTGCAGGGCCTAATAATGGAGAGCAGTACGGTGCTCCTTATCTTGAAGAGGAGTGGGAAGAGGATAAGATTACATTTGTACCCGAACAAGATGCTCTCTGTGAAGGATTGGTTGTTGATGATGATAAAGTGTGTAATGTATCTTAGCCTAATACGATCTTTTTTGggatctttccttcttcttatgtaatatattttagtaaccCATTCGTGTGTGATTTGCAGGACAAGTCAACCATTTCACACTCGTGGGAATGGTCAAGAGACTGGAACTGGGACTTTATTGGACAATTCTCATTGTCAGTTCATCCCTTAATCATTGGTGTTACTGGACTTTTGCTTCTTGAGAGGTATAAGATTTTACTTAaaaatgttctttctttttgaTAGTGTTGTTGCAAATCGAGGATAAATCTGATCACTACAGGTACCATCAGTTACCTCAGATGGTAATAACTTTTCTTTGTGGGGAAGTGGAGAGTGGTGGATGCTTCATGCAGCTCAGAGCATGGCTATTGGTACTGTGATGGTTCGATGGGTCTCAAAGCACTCGGATCCAATTATGGCAACCGGCTGGGTAATGATGCTTTATCCTTACTCTTTCTGTTCAATGGCTTGTTTCACAGAGTTTCAATTAGATGAAGTCAACTTGTTGTTTTTATTGACAGTAGGTCTTGTGTGTACTCAGTTGGAGCGTGAAGTTGGTTGCAGTTGTTTGGGACTTGGGAGGCAATCTATTTTCTATGGGTTATTTGTCGACCCACTTGTATTTGGTTTCTAGAGTAACTTGAGCTCATGGGAGAGGACAACAGTACCTAGGTGATCGATATACATACTATCTGTACCTGTCTATAGAGACATTTTGTAGGTCTTCCTTGAAAATTCTTCAGGCTTGCCTGCCTTGACAATATAGTTCATTATTGTATTTTGCATGTGTTCATATCAGACAATTATTTTCGGTGAACTGATTTGTTGCATTTGGATTTTGTAAACAACCAACAAAACATTTGTCACTTAAAAGTTTTAGTGAAATGAGAAGAGAAGGCAGTAAGAGTTCAAGGAGTGACGCCCTGATTGGCTTTAAGGACAAGCTCCTCGGTGGTGGTCCCTATGATCTAGTTGGCTCGCTTCAGCCCCATGcagtatatttttgataaaatgtaaattatattacCAAAAGAACATGGTTACATAAGCTTAAAAGCCTAAAACTCCCCATGCAGTATATGTAGATTCTATAATGGGAGATAAGGAGATTATAGATACTTACAATGGCACCATAAGACATCTTGCAAGTAGAAATGTATCTGCCGTTCAAGAAATAATCAAACAAATGGACCAAAGATGATGAGTGAGAGGCCCTAGATTGGAGCTGCGTATTTCTTCTAAAGTGAACCTATTGACTAATTCAGGAAAGAGAAGCTGAGCATCATCATCAAGGATGAATATTTTTCGTACATAGAGCGATTGTCCTTGCGTTGGGATTGTACTGTTTCTTGCTGGCTGGTGCCCGATTGTGGAATTGGCGAAACCAAACGATGTTCTTAGTAATGTTTACGAAATGTCTACCTGAACTTTGAAATTCTGGATCATTATTTTAATACTTCAggttccttttttatttttatggttcGAGCCGGCTTTGTGTGGTATTTTCAACTATCTGTTTCCCAGTAATGAAAATCTCGTCAAAAAAGAGAAAGTTAGACATAGCATTACACTTTCAATAAAGAGACTCTACTTTTAGAGTAGGATATTTCTACAAAAAATATGGTGAAAAGCAGTGATACTATCATCTCAAGTTCACCTACACAAATTTCATAGCATTATTCAACTATCTCCCTCATCTCTTAGCGTTCGATATTCTTCGATCTCCAACAAGTCTTCTTCCTCACTTTTTTTACCAGCTTGCTCTTTCCAGTATGCTACTAACTTTTTCAATCGAACCATCTCTTTGGATGAAATATGTTTGTTGGGATCATTCACAATCATTCTCACTCTCGATGCATATCTGACAAAACCATTACAAGAACCATAATAGACAATGTATCTGCATTATTTATGAGAGCTGCAAactatagatagatatatgGGAAGTCAGACTTACAGAAGAGAATTGTATGTCTCGTCCAAATTTGATTCGGCTGGAGATACATTAACAAACATTAACGTCTTGGCATTGCCGCCCAATGAATCACTCATCAACATTGTTAACTTGTGATTCCTGTAAGGAATATGTTGGCTGCCCGAAGATAAAGCACCAATAACATCACCTAATGCAGAAAGTGATTTATTGATACTTTGAGCTTCTTTAAGTTGGCAACCAGCAGAGCCTGACTTTTTTACTCTCTCAGAACCAGCAAGATCCACAAAACTCAACTGCAAATTAACAAATATAGGATCAGAATTTGCCCCCATGAAAATAATTCTCATATAGTCCACGAAAAGGATAGTGAGCCTCAATTTATGAGACAATGAGAAATATATTCATTGTCTCATAAATATGGATCTATTTTATCCTTATTGTATTACAGCACTAAGGTTTATCAAGGCATGAAAAGTTAAAGAACTATTTCTTTGACCTAAATGTTGtcaaaattttgagaaaaaaaaagaagtttttgaGTCAATAATCATTGTGAAATTGGTCACCTTGCCCCTTGAAGCAGACTGGGTTTGAAGATCGATACTTTCGATAACAACCGAAAGTATTAGGTGAGATCTTGAGCTttcttcttcattcatattgttccAGAAACATGTCGTCGTTCAGATCCTCTTTCAATAATCATTCGCAGTTCCTCCAAAGTCGATATAGGTATAGTTGTCACATTCTCGACAAAGACCATACCCTACCCTACGAAATGCATAATATCAAATTTATGTGTCCAAAAaccaattaaatatatatatatatatatatcacattacCTTAGAATCTTTTTTAATATCTAGTTTCAAGCGTCTTGCACTTTTTGGTAGCAGAAGGTCTACAAGTGTGTCTTGATAAAGTTCCACCATATACGCCTGCATGATTTCTTGTCGTCATCTGATGCCAGAATCTTTGACCACAACATATGTATTAGGATAACAAATTAcctttagagaaaatgaaaatcTGTTGCTATCTCgctttaatattttgaaaagttCCTTCGTAGCTCGAGGTGTGAGTCCAGGATTGTTCTCATGCCCATATATTGTGAAAGTTTTTCCAGAACCAGTTTGACCATATGCGAAGATGCATACATTATATCCATCTATAGCTGACTGTATCAAATACTATTAAAGAAGAATTATATTAGTTCCCAAAACAAAATTGCAAAGGATGAAAGGGAAGTGAACATAGTTACACATCACAATAATACCTTTGTGTCTTCGAAGACATCATCTTGGCTAGCAAGCATGTCAAATACACGATCATATATGTGTTGCTTTCGTTTGTCATCTTTCCACGGATGCTCGACTGTAAACTCATCCACACTTGTTAACATCTGTTTTTCCCTCTCTGACCTGACCTCTCTTTTTCATTTAGCGGTCTTATCCGACAGTATACTCTAATTTTCCCCTTCATATCtacaatcaaatacaaacaaaaaagttatataaacaaattctaaaaagaaTCCAGCATGAATCTCATTGTAAGTACTTAATCATTATATTACCTTCTATAGTATTGTAATATCTTTTCCTTAGAACCTGTTCTTCCTTGTAAAGTATTTCTAGCTCAGCAAGTTGGGCTCCTTGCATCTTCAAAATGGCAGCTGTTTGCTCATTTTTCTGTCAATGTCCTACAACCATGATATTGGAATGGAACGTCTTacctttattttaaatttttagctaAATCATGAAAATACATTTCCACCattcaaataaaaacaatattaaaacgATGAAGAGTAATTAAAGAGTACATATACCTCTTTCATTTCTCTTAACTCCTCGAGCTCTTTCAAATTATTCTGCAAGAGCTTCATATCAGAAGTCTTAGTTTCAATCGTACACTCAGCCCTATCCAAGTCTTGAGTAAGGACATCAAGCTTATTTTTAAGTTCAGAAACTTGAAGCTTTAAAAcctttctttcttgttcatatctCTTTTGGTTTTCAACCTGAAATGTTGAAGAGTCAACAACAAGCTAGTATTTCCTACTTATCGGTTCGAATCACCATAAATCTAATACTGATATTCACCTCctctgttttcttattttcaataTTGAAAACACTTTGCTCCAATATTTTGTTCTGACTCAACAACCTCTTTGAATTCTCAACTGCAATGTGCAATTCCTTATTCCGAACTTCTAACTCGGTTTGGATTTTGTATAATTTCTGTGacagaaaattaatttttaaaacacagAATCGCTTACAAAGAACAACATAATATACTCAGTAACTATAGCACACCGACTATGAACCACATTTTAACACATGATATATATTCACCTGATTATTCATTTCAGTTAGTTCTGATTTACTTGATTTTGTGTTGCCCGACTTTGCCAACCTTGCTTCTGTTCCTCGCAGTTCAGACATCAAGGACTACAGTAgataaaatgaataaataaacaACTCCAACCaagcaaaagaaagaagagagagttATGTTATAACTAACTTGAATAGCTGTTTCCTTCTCATCACACAAGGTCTTAAGTTTATTACGGTCTAAAGTAACCTCCAACATTTTTTTCCGTTCAGGCTCTAAGTTATGGCGTATAGCTTCTAACTCTTCACGCAGAGTAATTTCTTGCAGATGTTTCTCTCGCACTTCATCCATCAACTATACAACAACATGAAAAATGTGGTAGTAGTTCATCAGCATCAACTCTAAGAGGCCAGAAAATAACATTCTACATACAGTACATGAAAATAGTGAGGAAGGGGTTAAAACTATTGCACTATCTCACAACTGCCAGAGATAGCAATCCATGATAAAAATCATCTGTAGTATGTTATTTCATGTGTTTCGACAGAGTTAGCTTTCCCTCTAAAATTCAATTTTACACGACAAAGAAACTTGAAATTCCAAAGAATATGTACCTTATCATTCTTCTTCTGGGACTCTTCAAACAAATCTTGCACACGTTTTTCATACACTTCAAGATTTTGCGGCTTAGAACTGCAGGATATATCTCCTCCATTAACCAAGCTATTGGCAGCATATCGGGCTTTGGAGTAACGACGCAACATAACATCATTTATATGTGTTTGTAAAGCAACACAGATTTCTTCTCCCTACAAAGAATAAACTGGTGGTTCACATTTACAAGTTGCCCAAATCTGTTGTCGTAAAGAAGAGCAATAATAATGATCCTAAAACAATGATGACTGAACCTGTTTTGTCTCAAACTGAAATATGTGAAGAACACCAGCAACTCTCATTTTGAAAAAGACAGCAGTGTTGCTGCTGCCAAATTGCATTATGTCACGTAATTCAGCTGAGTGCAGATACTCTTTAGGAACCGGTCGAAAAAAGTGAACCTACAAGAAAGCAACAACTAATTCAAATCCAACAAAATACATAAGAATTCCAAAGAACAATAACGTATTCTAAAGAGTCATAAGTATAGCGTCGACTTTGAAACAGACCCCACGTTTGTTGATACCCAAAATAATTCGTCCAGGTAAAAGGCCAATCGGATCATCTATCTTGCGTACGCTAAAAACACAGAATTCCCATATGGCAGTGCTTTCAATATCCGTAAAAATTGTTGCCTTGCATCATCTTTGGTCACGTTCTCCTACATTCCCACGGACACATACGAAGGAACTTTTAGCATGCTATCACTTCAATCAGATTGTATTTGGCAAAGGTAACTGATAAGGGTAAGATCCAAGTGAACAAAATGCATGGGGTCATTCCTACCATCGAACTGTATCGAGCAAGGATATCTAATTCCCACTCACGCTTGGCTCGGGTTATTGCTATTTGTCTCGGCAAAAATCGCTCAAGAAGTGATGTCCAGTCTCTGATCCGTGACCCAACGAGGaataaaatgatattataaTCGTAACTTTGAAAACAAGCATCCTAAGGTTCAAGACAAGGAAAAATAAACGAGAGGCTTTACTAAGGAGTTTAGAATACTAACATGCATG harbors:
- the LOC125575218 gene encoding NAC domain-containing protein 78-like; this encodes MKKTLLFITGIELLVVNEPTRLCISENRLTDEELKIAGVPQVTSIGDALVLCRIFQKSRAGPNNGEQYGAPYLEEEWEEDKITFVPEQDALCEGLVVDDDKDKSTISHSWEWSRDWNWDFIGQFSLSVHPLIIGVTGLLLLESYLRW